In the Aneurinibacillus soli genome, one interval contains:
- a CDS encoding UDP-N-acetylmuramoyl-tripeptide--D-alanyl-D-alanine ligase, translated as MFTVEEITAITEGALIQGNEGTIVTSIHFDSRQLTDGSLFVALTSGARDGHEFLAAAADKGAVAAFVSNQELALAANVPNSFALILVPDTEKAFQQLARIYRNRLSIPIAAITGSNGKTTTKDILAHLLSGSKHVYKTYKNFNNHLGVPLSLLQITPDTEAAVLELGMNHAGEIDLLAGIVRPTFSVITNVNDAHIEFFESREAIAQAKGELLGHTNPDGFACLNLDNSLVSALAPLNPCKTYFYHVQHDGEDVVTADITASDLSSDENGSHFTVTYAEGQFRCFMPLFGDYNVSNALPGIFIARKLGLSEEEITHQLANLSISAMRFERSEGANGLLIINDAYNASPSSMMAAVNTFLSVYPERKKVLVLGDMFELGAQSTAYHREVGEKLRALNTSFTLVAIGDAARYLAEGYGEGAHYFASKEDAAAYLEAFKNDQYALLLKASRGMKMETLLDALR; from the coding sequence ATGTTCACAGTGGAAGAAATCACAGCCATTACAGAAGGCGCGCTTATACAGGGAAATGAGGGAACCATCGTTACATCCATTCATTTTGATTCGCGTCAACTTACGGACGGTTCGCTATTCGTCGCGCTGACAAGTGGCGCACGCGATGGCCACGAATTCCTGGCCGCCGCTGCTGATAAAGGAGCTGTCGCGGCATTTGTCTCCAATCAGGAACTTGCCTTAGCCGCCAATGTACCGAATTCATTCGCGCTTATTCTCGTGCCCGATACAGAAAAAGCATTCCAACAACTAGCGCGTATCTATCGCAATCGCCTATCTATCCCTATCGCGGCCATTACCGGCAGCAACGGCAAGACAACAACCAAAGATATTCTGGCCCATCTGCTGTCCGGAAGCAAACATGTATATAAAACATACAAAAACTTCAACAATCATCTCGGTGTTCCACTTTCCCTGCTACAGATCACACCCGATACAGAAGCAGCTGTGCTCGAACTCGGCATGAATCACGCTGGAGAGATTGATCTGCTCGCAGGCATCGTGCGCCCCACATTCAGCGTCATTACGAATGTGAATGATGCACACATCGAATTTTTCGAATCAAGAGAAGCTATCGCACAGGCGAAAGGGGAACTGCTCGGTCATACAAATCCGGATGGCTTCGCCTGTTTGAATCTAGACAACAGCCTCGTATCTGCACTCGCCCCGCTCAATCCGTGCAAAACGTACTTCTATCATGTGCAACACGATGGTGAGGATGTAGTCACAGCTGATATTACCGCATCTGATTTGTCCTCTGATGAGAACGGTAGTCATTTCACAGTCACATACGCGGAAGGACAATTCCGCTGCTTCATGCCGTTATTTGGCGATTATAATGTATCCAACGCGCTTCCTGGCATTTTCATTGCACGTAAACTCGGGTTGAGCGAAGAAGAGATCACTCATCAACTTGCAAACCTATCCATCTCTGCGATGCGGTTTGAGCGGAGTGAAGGTGCAAACGGGCTACTTATTATTAACGATGCATACAATGCCAGCCCGTCTTCGATGATGGCAGCCGTTAACACGTTCCTGTCCGTTTATCCGGAACGGAAGAAGGTGCTTGTGCTCGGCGACATGTTTGAGCTTGGCGCACAGAGTACAGCCTACCACCGTGAAGTGGGCGAGAAGCTTCGCGCTCTCAATACTTCATTCACACTCGTTGCCATTGGTGATGCTGCCCGCTACCTGGCAGAAGGATACGGCGAAGGAGCTCATTATTTTGCGTCTAAGGAAGATGCCGCCGCCTATCTTGAAGCCTTCAAAAACGATCAGTATGCGCTGCTCCTAAAAGCATCGCGCGGCATGAAAATGGAGACGCTGCTCGACGCACTCCGCTAA
- the rpsU gene encoding 30S ribosomal protein S21, whose product MAEVRIRKNESLDQALRRFKRDCSKDGVLAEVKKRRHYEKPSIKRKKKSEAARKRKF is encoded by the coding sequence ATGGCAGAAGTTCGTATACGTAAAAACGAGTCGTTAGACCAAGCGTTGCGCCGATTCAAACGTGACTGCTCCAAAGATGGCGTTCTTGCTGAGGTTAAAAAGCGCAGACACTATGAAAAGCCTAGTATCAAACGCAAGAAAAAGTCCGAGGCAGCTCGCAAGCGCAAGTTTTAG
- a CDS encoding GatB/YqeY domain-containing protein, which yields MRLVERLTDDMKQAMKSKDKLKLSVIRMVKSAIKNEEINHGKELSDDEVLTVLTRELKQRRDSLQEFEKAGRDDLAAASRDEIAVLMEYMPEQLGEEDIRKLVAEAIEQTSASSKKDMGKVMGVLMPKVKGRADGALVNKVVQELLQ from the coding sequence ATGAGACTCGTCGAACGTCTTACTGATGACATGAAGCAAGCGATGAAAAGCAAAGACAAGCTTAAACTTTCCGTTATCCGCATGGTGAAATCCGCGATTAAGAACGAGGAAATTAACCATGGCAAGGAGTTGTCTGACGATGAAGTTTTAACGGTCTTGACTCGCGAGCTCAAACAAAGACGCGATTCCCTCCAAGAATTCGAAAAAGCTGGTCGTGACGACCTTGCAGCAGCCTCACGTGATGAGATTGCTGTATTAATGGAATATATGCCTGAACAGCTTGGAGAAGAGGACATTCGTAAACTGGTCGCAGAAGCGATTGAGCAGACGAGTGCTTCTTCTAAGAAAGACATGGGTAAAGTGATGGGCGTTCTGATGCCGAAGGTTAAAGGACGCGCGGATGGTGCACTTGTCAATAAAGTCGTTCAGGAACTCTTACAGTAG
- a CDS encoding phosphodiester glycosidase family protein translates to MMEAQQKVYKQKEAPLLRTQKKPKRILRTIAGLFLLLFYFTLSSFALVLYGPFENMRRTVVGAVLTSRHPQYIEPFYSAETLNKYRPISMETMSEGTMHAGNFSQVHDAGIDVIPITTTKYSGSLLVIKDPKRLHVAVTKDLGNVGETVSGMVKRENAIAGINAGGFYDVKGKGTGGMPLGVTLSRGKYIGGYQGIAQPMIGLTKEGALVVGKYKYEELQKLGVQDAVSFGPQLVRDGQPFLKEEDDSWGIAPRSAIGQREDGAILLLALSGRGKNGIGASLLDCEEVMIENGATVAANLDGGYSTELYYKNEFLVEPSNPLGERYVATSFIVDGVGK, encoded by the coding sequence ATGATGGAAGCCCAACAAAAGGTATATAAGCAGAAAGAAGCTCCTTTGCTCCGTACGCAGAAAAAGCCGAAGCGAATCTTGCGTACCATTGCGGGTTTGTTTTTGCTGTTATTTTATTTTACCCTATCATCGTTTGCGCTTGTGCTATATGGTCCGTTTGAGAATATGCGCCGGACGGTTGTCGGTGCTGTATTAACAAGCCGCCATCCACAATACATCGAACCATTCTATTCAGCGGAGACGCTGAATAAATACCGTCCAATTTCGATGGAGACGATGAGTGAAGGAACGATGCATGCGGGGAACTTCTCGCAGGTTCACGATGCCGGGATTGATGTGATTCCGATCACGACAACGAAGTATTCCGGTTCTCTGCTGGTCATTAAGGACCCGAAGCGGTTGCATGTGGCTGTGACGAAAGATCTCGGCAATGTCGGTGAAACCGTAAGCGGTATGGTGAAGCGGGAGAATGCAATTGCCGGCATTAATGCGGGTGGATTTTATGATGTTAAAGGGAAAGGGACAGGTGGTATGCCGCTCGGTGTTACCTTATCACGCGGCAAATACATCGGCGGTTATCAGGGGATTGCGCAGCCTATGATCGGTCTGACTAAAGAAGGGGCGCTTGTGGTCGGCAAATACAAATACGAAGAGTTGCAGAAGCTTGGTGTACAGGATGCTGTATCATTCGGGCCGCAGCTTGTGCGTGACGGACAACCGTTCCTCAAAGAGGAAGATGATTCATGGGGCATTGCACCGCGCTCGGCGATTGGTCAGCGTGAGGATGGTGCGATTCTTCTACTGGCCCTCTCAGGACGAGGAAAGAACGGGATTGGTGCGAGCCTGCTTGATTGTGAAGAAGTGATGATTGAGAACGGTGCGACTGTTGCTGCTAATCTGGACGGTGGGTACAGTACGGAGTTGTATTATAAAAATGAATTTCTTGTTGAGCCATCCAATCCGCTTGGAGAACGTTATGTGGCTACTAGCTTTATTGTGGATGGGGTGGGGAAATAA
- the yqfC gene encoding sporulation protein YqfC, translating into MKKWSEKWRRFATGVLDMPSDLMMEMPRITMIGQLQMYIENHRGVLWFSNQELRLLLTKGQLLIRGENLVIRAILPEEVLVEGVVSQVLFIDE; encoded by the coding sequence GTGAAAAAATGGAGCGAAAAATGGCGACGGTTTGCAACCGGCGTACTGGATATGCCGAGTGATCTTATGATGGAAATGCCGCGCATTACAATGATCGGACAGTTGCAGATGTATATTGAGAATCACCGCGGAGTCCTTTGGTTCAGCAATCAGGAACTCCGTTTGCTTTTGACAAAAGGACAATTGCTTATTCGCGGAGAGAATCTTGTGATCCGCGCCATTTTGCCAGAGGAAGTGCTTGTCGAAGGAGTCGTCAGCCAGGTGCTGTTTATAGACGAATAA
- the yqfD gene encoding sporulation protein YqfD, translating into MKNGVNWFQGYLVLRVRGRRLERFLNRVVGDGIHVWDIHRTSEEAYMSIPLDSFFALRPFLRETGCRVHVVRRVGLPFVLRKLRTRFMFGTGIVLFILGVYMLSQIVWRVEVVGNERIPAFQIQEMAARAGVKPGVFTFQIPEPKEMQRRLLLDMPNASWIGFEMKGTTAIIRVVEKVLPTPRDTTAPRHIIATKKAIVHSIFAESGRPLVRPQSWVNKGDILISGALGNEEQMQLVAAKGIVEGETWYESEVTVPIKQKRPVLTGEAYTRRYLMFGTYEVKIQGFGAPEYKQSVRSEDTDWISTGERVFPLGMKTEVVRQNESITITLTEKEAIEIGKKYARENLVKRLKKGGYIKTEKVLHENQENGKVYMKLHFVVVEDIAAEQPITEQPITSEGD; encoded by the coding sequence ATGAAAAACGGAGTCAACTGGTTTCAGGGTTATCTCGTGCTTCGTGTGCGTGGTCGACGCCTGGAACGTTTTTTGAACCGGGTCGTTGGAGATGGGATACATGTATGGGACATTCACCGTACAAGCGAGGAAGCTTATATGAGTATACCGCTGGACAGCTTCTTTGCCCTTCGCCCGTTTCTTAGGGAGACAGGCTGCCGGGTGCATGTTGTGCGTCGTGTTGGTCTGCCATTCGTGCTGCGCAAACTGCGTACCCGGTTTATGTTTGGGACAGGTATCGTTTTGTTTATTCTTGGTGTGTACATGCTCTCCCAGATTGTTTGGCGTGTTGAAGTAGTGGGGAATGAGCGCATTCCTGCGTTTCAAATTCAGGAAATGGCAGCTCGGGCCGGAGTGAAGCCCGGTGTATTCACATTCCAGATTCCGGAACCGAAAGAGATGCAGCGTCGCCTGTTGCTGGATATGCCGAATGCTTCCTGGATCGGGTTTGAGATGAAGGGGACGACCGCAATTATTCGCGTCGTGGAGAAGGTGCTGCCCACGCCGCGCGACACGACTGCGCCTCGCCATATTATCGCCACCAAAAAAGCGATTGTCCATTCGATCTTCGCAGAGTCGGGCCGTCCGCTTGTACGCCCCCAGAGCTGGGTAAACAAAGGAGACATTCTTATCTCTGGTGCCTTAGGCAATGAGGAGCAGATGCAGCTTGTGGCAGCCAAAGGAATCGTGGAGGGCGAGACATGGTATGAATCGGAAGTGACTGTGCCGATCAAGCAGAAGCGTCCGGTTTTGACAGGAGAGGCTTATACAAGACGCTATCTTATGTTTGGAACATATGAAGTGAAGATTCAGGGGTTCGGTGCTCCGGAGTATAAGCAGTCTGTCCGAAGTGAAGATACGGATTGGATTTCTACGGGAGAGCGGGTTTTCCCACTCGGAATGAAAACAGAAGTTGTGCGGCAAAATGAAAGTATTACCATCACCTTAACCGAAAAAGAAGCGATAGAAATCGGCAAGAAATACGCCCGAGAAAATCTGGTGAAACGCCTGAAAAAAGGCGGATATATCAAAACGGAAAAAGTTTTGCACGAAAACCAAGAGAATGGTAAAGTTTATATGAAGCTTCATTTTGTTGTAGTAGAAGATATTGCAGCCGAACAACCGATTACAGAGCAGCCTATTACGAGCGAAGGGGACTGA
- a CDS encoding PhoH family protein: MHSEETSKTIRLESAEEASLLFGPHDSHLKEIENATDARIFARSEEITITGSADEVERSVKLFGVLAGLLRRGSKLSLQDVMYAIQLSKEDALEELIELYDQPIAMSLKGKPIRVKTLGQRYYVTSIKKNDVVFGIGPAGTGKTYLAVVMAVTALKANKVKRIVLTRPAVEAGENLGFLPGDLQEKVDPYLRPLYDALEDLLSAEQVTKYRERGIIEVAPLAYMRGRTLDDSFIILDEAQNTTPEQMKMFLTRLGFGSKMVITGDVTQVDLPRGKKSGLQEAARILEGLNGMSFVYLTGLDVVRHPLVQKIITAYEQESEASR, from the coding sequence TTGCATTCAGAAGAGACAAGCAAAACGATACGCCTAGAAAGTGCGGAAGAAGCAAGCCTGTTATTCGGGCCGCACGACTCACATCTGAAAGAAATCGAAAATGCAACGGATGCTCGCATTTTCGCGCGTAGTGAAGAGATTACGATTACCGGATCTGCTGACGAAGTGGAACGCAGCGTGAAGCTGTTCGGTGTGCTAGCCGGACTTTTGCGGCGCGGAAGCAAACTGTCGCTTCAGGATGTGATGTATGCGATTCAGCTTTCCAAAGAAGATGCACTGGAAGAACTTATTGAATTGTATGATCAGCCGATTGCAATGTCGCTTAAGGGCAAGCCCATTCGCGTTAAAACACTCGGACAGCGCTATTATGTGACATCAATTAAGAAAAACGATGTCGTCTTCGGGATTGGGCCAGCTGGTACAGGGAAGACATATCTGGCAGTAGTGATGGCTGTTACAGCACTGAAAGCGAATAAAGTGAAACGTATTGTATTGACACGTCCAGCTGTAGAAGCTGGAGAGAATCTTGGATTTTTGCCAGGTGATCTCCAGGAGAAGGTTGATCCGTACTTGCGTCCGCTGTATGATGCGCTCGAAGATCTTTTGAGTGCGGAGCAGGTGACGAAGTACAGAGAGCGCGGCATTATTGAAGTGGCTCCGCTTGCTTATATGCGTGGCCGGACGCTTGATGACTCTTTCATTATTCTCGATGAAGCGCAAAATACAACACCGGAACAGATGAAAATGTTTCTAACCCGCCTTGGCTTTGGTTCGAAAATGGTTATTACTGGAGACGTTACACAGGTCGATCTGCCACGCGGCAAGAAGTCAGGCCTACAGGAAGCGGCCCGTATTCTGGAAGGGCTGAATGGGATGTCCTTCGTTTACTTAACCGGGCTGGATGTTGTTCGTCATCCGCTCGTACAAAAAATTATTACAGCGTATGAGCAGGAGAGCGAAGCATCCCGCTAA
- a CDS encoding HD family phosphohydrolase — translation MKARLRQLFRAVPDTWKTSATIRRLLFIVLGLLIYLPIMSDVLPKTFDLNVNMVSSVTLTAPVTVEDGEATEQARMKAVREVQPVYARNDEITGHQLKLVSFVFKKVAELQGQTDTTPEAKLKDLKESSPFALPGDAMSVLLAMSAPSLNAAAQETAKVVTAVMQKGIDSNIAREEVQQRVNQQLVLADLDSRTRKVVREVTIASVAPNVMIDEDATNTLKETVRRSVKPTMIYKGEVLVEKGQYISEQVYHKLNAAGLLEKNASKLPFLGLALCTGFFVVFLEFYLSQAHREIYRDNTKILLLGSIIFLTIMVMKMTSLGKGIDFFLPGYCVPVALGSMLIAILLDTQLAVVCSVLFAFVSGIVFNYESLLPIDFRYVLYGFSSGVAGAYSLGKATKRTRILQAGSLVAVVNVLAIVALYLLLSSSAGWRDLLMQSVFGIVSGMLAAVLTIGFLPFFEGIFGILSPMRLIELSNPNQPLMRRLLMETPGTYHHSMMVANLSEAACEAVGADGLLARVGAYYHDVGKMKRPHFFVENQMNRENPHDTLAPGLSKRIILAHVEDGVKMLGEHNIPKQIVDFAQQHHGTTLLKFFYHKVSKLSETPVPEAEYRYPGPKAQTRETAIVGICDSAEAAVRSLANPTPERIEQLVRRIISDRLEDGQFNECDLTMQELETVTKSICETLQGFFHNRIEYPDDKQVAVKQA, via the coding sequence ATGAAAGCAAGATTGCGGCAGTTGTTCCGCGCTGTTCCGGATACATGGAAGACAAGTGCTACGATTCGCCGCCTGCTATTTATAGTGCTTGGTTTGTTGATTTATTTGCCAATCATGAGTGACGTTTTGCCAAAAACGTTCGACTTGAACGTGAATATGGTCAGCAGTGTTACCTTAACGGCCCCTGTTACGGTCGAGGATGGAGAGGCGACAGAGCAGGCGCGTATGAAAGCGGTACGGGAGGTACAGCCTGTTTATGCGCGGAATGATGAAATTACGGGTCATCAGCTAAAGCTGGTGTCTTTCGTTTTCAAAAAGGTTGCAGAATTGCAGGGGCAGACTGATACAACTCCAGAGGCAAAGCTGAAGGATCTGAAAGAAAGCAGTCCGTTTGCTCTGCCAGGAGATGCGATGTCAGTTCTTCTTGCGATGTCAGCTCCCTCTCTTAATGCGGCAGCACAGGAGACTGCTAAGGTGGTAACAGCTGTCATGCAGAAGGGGATTGATTCAAACATAGCGCGTGAAGAAGTACAGCAGCGGGTTAATCAGCAGCTTGTGCTGGCGGATTTAGACAGTCGGACGCGTAAAGTCGTACGGGAAGTCACGATCGCAAGCGTTGCCCCCAATGTAATGATTGATGAAGATGCAACGAATACGCTGAAAGAAACAGTACGCCGATCGGTCAAGCCTACCATGATCTACAAGGGGGAAGTGCTTGTCGAGAAAGGGCAATATATTTCCGAACAGGTGTATCACAAGCTGAATGCAGCGGGTCTGCTGGAAAAAAACGCAAGCAAGCTCCCGTTTCTTGGACTGGCGCTGTGCACCGGTTTTTTTGTTGTGTTCCTCGAGTTTTATTTATCACAGGCGCATCGGGAAATATATAGGGACAATACAAAAATTTTGCTTCTCGGCTCGATTATTTTCCTGACCATTATGGTGATGAAGATGACAAGTCTAGGCAAAGGAATTGATTTCTTCTTGCCAGGGTATTGCGTGCCGGTGGCGCTCGGTTCGATGCTGATTGCGATTTTATTGGATACGCAGCTAGCTGTTGTATGCAGTGTGCTGTTTGCGTTTGTATCTGGCATTGTGTTTAACTATGAAAGCCTGCTCCCCATTGATTTTCGTTATGTGTTGTACGGATTTTCCAGTGGAGTTGCCGGTGCTTATTCACTTGGCAAGGCAACCAAACGCACTCGTATTCTACAGGCGGGCTCCCTTGTGGCGGTTGTCAATGTACTGGCCATCGTGGCGTTGTACTTACTTTTATCCTCTTCAGCAGGCTGGCGTGATCTATTGATGCAATCAGTGTTTGGCATAGTAAGTGGGATGCTCGCGGCTGTGTTAACGATTGGCTTTCTGCCGTTTTTTGAAGGGATATTCGGGATTTTGTCTCCGATGCGTCTGATTGAATTGTCGAATCCGAATCAGCCATTGATGCGCCGCCTGCTAATGGAGACACCGGGAACGTATCATCATAGCATGATGGTGGCGAATCTGTCGGAAGCAGCGTGTGAGGCCGTAGGGGCGGATGGATTGCTTGCCCGTGTTGGAGCGTATTATCATGATGTTGGGAAAATGAAGCGACCACATTTCTTTGTGGAGAATCAGATGAATCGTGAGAATCCGCATGATACCTTAGCACCGGGACTGAGCAAGCGTATCATTCTTGCGCATGTGGAAGACGGGGTGAAAATGCTTGGGGAGCATAACATCCCGAAGCAGATTGTAGATTTTGCCCAACAACATCACGGCACGACACTGCTGAAGTTTTTTTATCATAAAGTATCCAAGCTCTCTGAAACACCGGTTCCCGAAGCGGAGTATCGGTATCCGGGACCGAAAGCACAGACGCGCGAGACGGCGATTGTCGGCATTTGTGATAGTGCAGAAGCAGCTGTGCGTTCGCTTGCCAATCCTACGCCAGAGCGTATTGAGCAACTCGTCCGACGCATTATTTCGGATCGGCTTGAAGACGGTCAATTTAACGAGTGTGATCTGACGATGCAAGAACTTGAGACGGTAACCAAATCAATTTGTGAAACACTTCAGGGCTTTTTCCATAATCGGATTGAATATCCGGATGATAAACAGGTGGCGGTGAAACAGGCATGA
- the ybeY gene encoding rRNA maturation RNase YbeY: MKIDVEFIQEYEPDVSDELLATLARVLEAAAELEEVDGEVTVTFVDNESIHELNRDYRGIDRPTDVLSFAMNEEGEDEMEIILDEEMDELPNMLGDIVISIPKAYEQADEYGHSFEREMGFLVAHGFLHLLGYDHETEEEEKEMFARQDEILSRVRLVRE, from the coding sequence ATGAAAATCGATGTAGAATTCATTCAGGAATATGAACCAGACGTGTCGGACGAGCTTCTTGCAACACTTGCAAGGGTTCTTGAAGCAGCGGCTGAACTGGAAGAAGTAGATGGGGAAGTGACGGTTACATTTGTGGATAATGAAAGCATCCATGAGCTGAACCGGGATTATCGGGGGATTGATCGTCCGACTGATGTGCTTTCCTTCGCCATGAATGAAGAGGGCGAGGATGAGATGGAGATCATCCTCGATGAAGAGATGGATGAGCTGCCGAATATGCTTGGTGACATTGTAATTTCGATTCCGAAGGCATATGAGCAGGCAGACGAATACGGCCATTCTTTTGAGCGCGAGATGGGCTTTTTGGTCGCGCACGGTTTTCTACATTTGCTCGGCTATGACCATGAGACTGAGGAAGAAGAGAAAGAAATGTTTGCCCGCCAGGATGAGATTTTGAGCCGGGTGCGCCTTGTGCGTGAATAG
- a CDS encoding diacylglycerol kinase family protein, with translation MMREWQRFVQSFGYAIAGLVYTVKTQRNMQIHVAAALAVLVLGWWLAIPKRDVLLVFFCIFLVLAFETMNTAVERCVDLTVGDRRHPLARIAKDTAAGAVLLTAILAVIVGLSVFTEPLWYWLTTGQRTYNMK, from the coding sequence ATGATGAGAGAGTGGCAGCGATTCGTACAGAGTTTTGGGTATGCCATCGCAGGACTCGTCTATACAGTAAAGACTCAGCGAAACATGCAGATCCATGTAGCCGCAGCTTTGGCTGTGCTCGTGCTCGGATGGTGGCTCGCCATTCCAAAGCGGGATGTTTTGCTGGTCTTTTTTTGTATATTCTTAGTGCTTGCGTTTGAGACGATGAATACGGCTGTTGAGAGGTGTGTGGACTTGACGGTGGGAGACCGCAGGCATCCGCTGGCACGCATTGCCAAGGATACTGCTGCGGGTGCCGTTCTGCTGACTGCAATTCTGGCAGTGATTGTCGGTCTATCTGTATTCACCGAACCGCTCTGGTACTGGCTTACAACCGGACAGCGGACGTATAATATGAAATAG
- a CDS encoding cytidine deaminase, with amino-acid sequence MNNHTLLQEAIEAREKAYTPYSRFKVGAAVLTEDGELFHGCNIENAAYPLCNCAERTALFAAYAVGKCKIKKLALVADTTEPITPCGACRQVIAELCPSDMPVVMGNLLGKIRIMTASELLPGAFSQEDLKHNE; translated from the coding sequence TTGAATAACCATACACTGCTGCAGGAGGCGATTGAGGCACGTGAGAAAGCATATACGCCGTATTCCCGGTTTAAAGTCGGCGCGGCCGTTCTCACCGAAGACGGAGAGTTGTTTCATGGCTGTAACATTGAGAACGCTGCCTATCCACTGTGCAACTGTGCGGAGCGGACGGCGCTGTTTGCAGCCTATGCTGTAGGAAAATGTAAAATCAAGAAGCTGGCACTTGTCGCCGATACGACAGAGCCGATTACACCGTGCGGCGCATGTCGCCAGGTAATTGCCGAGCTTTGTCCGTCAGATATGCCGGTTGTCATGGGCAATCTGCTGGGCAAAATTCGTATTATGACAGCGTCTGAGCTATTGCCAGGCGCATTTTCGCAGGAGGACTTAAAACATAATGAATAA
- the era gene encoding GTPase Era produces the protein MNNDTYKSGFVAIIGRPNVGKSTLMNHIVGQKVAIMSDKPQTTRNKIRAVYTSEEGQIVFLDTPGVHKPKSKLGDYMNKMVETALREVDVILFLVDASEKLGPGDEFIIEKLKQVKTPVYLVINKIDKVHPEELLPFIDRYKDLYDFAQIIPVSALAGSNVTRLMETLVDEMPEGPQYYPEDQITDHPERFVVAELIREKVLHLTREEIPHSIAVVIDQMKPRDEHKTLIDIYATIYTERSTQKGILVGKQGAMMKEIGRLAREDIERLLGTKVYLNLWIKVKKDWRNQENLFRNFGFYGDEE, from the coding sequence ATGAATAACGATACATATAAATCAGGGTTTGTGGCGATTATCGGTCGCCCTAACGTTGGCAAATCTACACTGATGAATCACATCGTTGGACAGAAAGTAGCGATTATGTCTGATAAGCCGCAGACGACACGGAACAAGATTCGTGCGGTGTATACGTCAGAAGAAGGGCAGATTGTGTTTCTGGATACACCGGGCGTACATAAGCCGAAGTCTAAACTCGGTGATTATATGAACAAGATGGTAGAGACTGCGCTTCGCGAAGTGGATGTGATTTTGTTCCTGGTGGATGCCTCGGAGAAGCTTGGACCTGGTGATGAATTTATCATTGAGAAACTGAAGCAAGTAAAAACACCTGTCTATCTTGTCATTAACAAAATCGATAAAGTACACCCGGAAGAACTGCTACCGTTTATTGACCGCTACAAAGACCTGTATGATTTTGCACAGATTATCCCGGTATCGGCGCTTGCAGGTAGCAACGTTACCCGTCTGATGGAGACGCTTGTGGATGAAATGCCAGAAGGACCACAGTATTACCCGGAGGATCAGATTACGGATCACCCGGAGCGGTTTGTAGTAGCCGAGCTGATTCGTGAGAAAGTGCTGCACCTGACACGTGAGGAAATCCCGCATTCGATTGCAGTTGTTATCGACCAGATGAAGCCGCGTGATGAGCACAAAACATTGATTGATATTTATGCAACCATTTACACGGAGCGCTCGACACAAAAAGGCATTCTCGTTGGTAAGCAGGGTGCGATGATGAAAGAGATCGGTCGCTTAGCACGTGAAGATATTGAACGTCTTCTCGGTACAAAGGTGTACTTGAATCTGTGGATCAAAGTGAAGAAGGACTGGCGCAATCAGGAGAATTTATTCCGTAACTTCGGATTTTACGGGGATGAGGAGTAA
- a CDS encoding YqzL family protein, whose protein sequence is MTRDFYWSYFTRTGNIDAYMLYAEEMGAVGEMQHTDSFEDAGMEDALRLP, encoded by the coding sequence ATGACGAGAGATTTTTACTGGAGTTATTTCACCCGTACAGGCAATATCGATGCGTATATGTTGTATGCAGAAGAGATGGGCGCTGTGGGTGAGATGCAGCATACCGATTCTTTTGAAGATGCTGGCATGGAGGACGCTTTGCGCTTGCCATAA